The following are encoded together in the Fodinibius salinus genome:
- a CDS encoding bifunctional folylpolyglutamate synthase/dihydrofolate synthase: protein MDWNSADSVATYLESLPKFKSTGVESANFDLSRFRSFCNDMGNPQEDFAAIHVGGTNGKGSVCRILSHILQEAGYSVGLYTSPHIRAFSERFQINNEQISDDALVLFFEQYASLIEKYELSYFEISTAIAFWWFQKAKVDIAIIEVGLGGRLDATNIINPILSVITSIALDHTDILGDTIEEIAREKAGIINTETPVVIGDLDEKAKSVIREIASTKNSTVAGINDLQCSYSSWGGYVLEAGGHSLKLTSGLDAPVQRKNIATAWRCLQQIKDFFPTTVDNFAKGIAKTKSTEGRFEKLVPNKKWYFDGAHNLEAVQALKESVAAVGTVSQAVLVLSIMKDKLTAEIAKELSEFKNIFYYELKVERAATFNDINELLPSAHSFPSSRVQKLLSDKLESELVIFAGSFYFYSTVRDWVNNVD, encoded by the coding sequence ATGGATTGGAATTCGGCGGATTCAGTTGCAACCTATTTAGAAAGTCTTCCCAAGTTTAAGTCCACAGGGGTTGAGTCAGCTAATTTTGATCTGTCGCGGTTCCGATCGTTTTGCAACGATATGGGAAATCCACAGGAAGATTTTGCTGCCATTCATGTAGGAGGTACTAACGGAAAGGGCAGTGTTTGCCGAATACTGTCGCATATATTGCAAGAAGCAGGATACAGCGTGGGGCTTTATACCTCTCCGCATATCAGGGCATTCTCTGAGCGATTCCAAATTAATAATGAGCAGATTTCGGATGATGCGCTGGTTCTTTTTTTTGAACAGTATGCTTCTCTTATTGAGAAATATGAGTTAAGCTATTTTGAGATAAGCACAGCCATCGCTTTTTGGTGGTTCCAAAAAGCTAAGGTTGATATTGCCATTATTGAAGTAGGATTGGGGGGACGGCTGGATGCAACCAATATCATTAATCCAATATTGAGCGTAATTACCAGCATTGCATTAGATCATACCGACATACTTGGTGACACTATAGAGGAGATCGCTCGCGAAAAAGCAGGGATCATTAACACAGAAACCCCGGTTGTTATTGGTGACTTGGATGAAAAAGCCAAAAGTGTAATTCGGGAGATTGCATCCACAAAAAATAGTACTGTTGCAGGGATTAATGACCTACAGTGTTCTTATTCATCCTGGGGAGGGTACGTCTTAGAGGCGGGAGGTCACAGTTTAAAACTAACCAGTGGCCTTGATGCGCCCGTTCAGCGTAAAAACATTGCCACTGCTTGGCGATGTTTACAGCAAATTAAGGATTTTTTTCCTACAACTGTTGATAATTTTGCTAAGGGTATTGCAAAGACAAAATCAACAGAGGGACGTTTTGAGAAGTTGGTGCCAAATAAAAAGTGGTATTTTGACGGAGCGCATAACCTTGAGGCGGTTCAGGCACTCAAAGAATCTGTTGCTGCGGTGGGAACAGTATCTCAGGCTGTACTAGTACTTTCGATTATGAAAGACAAGTTGACTGCAGAGATAGCAAAGGAGCTTTCGGAATTCAAAAATATCTTTTATTATGAATTAAAGGTTGAACGGGCGGCAACTTTTAACGATATTAATGAACTGTTGCCAAGCGCACATTCCTTTCCGAGCTCTCGTGTTCAAAAACTTCTTTCTGACAAGTTAGAATCAGAATTAGTAATTTTTGCAGGAAGTTTTTACTTTTATTCTACAGTTCGGGATTGGGTTAATAATGTTGATTAA
- a CDS encoding quinone-dependent dihydroorotate dehydrogenase: MIYNSLLKPLLFQLDAEYAHTLTHRFAKAASQNSLLGQLAKGIYDYQAPELEQQIWGLSFRNPIGLAAGFDKNGDIPEIMEALGFGFVEIGSITQQPSTGNPKPRAFRLPKDRALINRMGLNNDGTQTIIKRLKNKNLSIPLGINIAKTHDSNIMGEAGIKDYVYSFTKAKEIADYITINISCPNTTEGKTFEDPEVLAKLLSALSIREDARTVPTVVKFSSDLTKPQLMELLDICEQHRIHGYMACNTSSSRDDLSTNRSTLRQIGRGGLSGRPLASKSVAMISWISKATNGQKPIIGVGGIDSFDTALKMLKAGADLLQVYTGLIYEGPSLVKSINKKLANHIRERNISSIHQLAASE; the protein is encoded by the coding sequence ATGATATATAACTCTCTGTTAAAACCACTTTTATTCCAGCTTGATGCGGAATATGCCCACACGTTAACCCATCGCTTTGCTAAAGCAGCTTCTCAAAATTCATTATTAGGGCAGCTGGCAAAAGGTATTTATGACTATCAAGCTCCTGAACTTGAACAGCAGATTTGGGGGCTTTCATTTCGAAACCCCATTGGTCTGGCTGCCGGATTTGACAAAAATGGTGACATTCCCGAAATCATGGAAGCCTTAGGATTCGGATTTGTAGAAATCGGCAGCATTACCCAACAGCCCAGCACCGGTAATCCCAAACCAAGAGCATTTCGGCTACCCAAAGACCGGGCACTAATAAATCGCATGGGCTTAAATAATGATGGTACCCAAACCATTATAAAACGACTAAAAAACAAGAACCTGTCGATACCCTTGGGTATCAATATTGCAAAAACACATGACAGTAATATTATGGGTGAAGCGGGAATTAAAGATTATGTATATAGTTTTACCAAAGCTAAAGAAATTGCCGACTATATTACCATCAACATTTCGTGCCCTAATACCACTGAGGGCAAAACATTTGAAGATCCCGAAGTGCTTGCTAAACTCCTTTCTGCTCTGAGCATTCGCGAAGATGCCCGAACAGTACCTACTGTAGTCAAATTTTCTTCTGATCTGACGAAACCTCAACTTATGGAGTTGCTGGATATATGCGAGCAACATCGCATACATGGCTATATGGCCTGTAATACGTCATCATCACGTGATGATCTTTCCACCAATCGAAGTACTCTCAGGCAGATTGGGCGCGGCGGACTCAGCGGACGTCCTCTTGCGTCCAAGAGCGTAGCAATGATTTCCTGGATTAGTAAAGCAACCAATGGACAGAAACCTATCATCGGGGTTGGAGGTATTGATTCTTTTGATACAGCACTCAAAATGCTAAAGGCTGGTGCCGACCTGCTGCAAGTTTATACCGGACTCATTTATGAAGGACCAAGTTTAGTAAAATCAATCAACAAAAAACTGGCTAACCACATTAGAGAACGCAATATCTCATCGATTCATCAACTTGCTGCTTCAGAATAA
- the sppA gene encoding signal peptide peptidase SppA produces the protein MKFLKTLIAATLGTFIAFLILFFIGIITLSSTSQEPEPYVSSNSVLKIPLSGTLPTQSSSNPLDELFNQENNKVSLQTLKANLAKAQTHENIKGVWLNIDFMSEGWANLQEAHHAIQTFRDSTDKFVYASTNDIGFNEKGYFLATAADSVFAPPETFFEFDGFYSKVTFYDGMFEKVGIQTEITRHGKYKGAVEPYYRKELSDENEYQLTQLVDQTSKTFLNAIEQKTGHSIESLNSLLNAKPNITSQFGYEEQLIDSLMYADQMKAHIEHRLELEEGESFNTISNNRYTKVSASSAGLNTPSTSDKIAVINAKGPILPEVTSNSPFDNREFITGTFFEKQLEKIRDDDNVKALVVRISSPGGSGSTSDVIWRMLQETKKEMPVIVSMGNVAASGGYYIGMAGDTIIAEPTTITGSIGVFGTKFNANELFSDKIGITFDEVKSHKHADWLSQTSSFTSAEKKAFQQYIDGFYQTFIDKVAAARGMDVEKIDELAQGRVWTGSDAKKNGLIDQLGGLEKSLSIAAERADLENYQVDNYPKPKSIYEMFVNSAGAQAKSLLGNQWFNNETAQNIKRQLSILKRRDAMFLMPYEISIQ, from the coding sequence ATGAAATTTTTAAAGACGCTAATTGCAGCTACACTTGGAACATTTATCGCTTTTTTGATTCTTTTCTTTATTGGTATTATTACGCTTTCAAGTACATCACAAGAACCCGAACCGTATGTGAGCAGTAATTCTGTCCTGAAAATTCCGCTGAGCGGCACGTTGCCCACCCAATCCTCTTCCAATCCATTAGATGAGTTATTTAACCAAGAGAATAATAAGGTGTCGCTACAAACATTAAAAGCTAATTTAGCAAAAGCCCAAACCCATGAAAATATTAAAGGTGTCTGGCTTAATATAGATTTTATGTCTGAGGGATGGGCCAACCTCCAAGAAGCACACCATGCAATCCAAACATTTAGAGATAGTACTGACAAATTTGTTTATGCCAGTACTAATGATATAGGATTTAACGAAAAGGGATACTTTTTAGCCACAGCTGCAGATTCTGTTTTTGCTCCGCCGGAAACGTTCTTTGAATTCGATGGTTTTTACAGCAAAGTCACTTTTTATGACGGTATGTTCGAAAAAGTTGGTATCCAAACTGAAATTACCCGACACGGTAAATATAAAGGAGCGGTAGAACCCTATTATCGGAAAGAGCTGTCAGACGAAAATGAATACCAGCTGACTCAGCTTGTTGATCAAACAAGTAAAACATTTTTAAATGCTATTGAACAAAAAACCGGGCATTCAATAGAGTCGCTAAATAGCCTGTTAAATGCCAAACCAAATATTACCTCCCAATTTGGATATGAGGAACAACTTATTGACTCTCTAATGTATGCCGATCAGATGAAAGCTCATATCGAGCATCGGCTGGAACTGGAAGAGGGTGAATCATTTAATACCATCTCCAACAACCGATATACTAAAGTATCAGCTTCTTCGGCTGGATTAAATACACCTTCGACATCCGATAAAATAGCAGTTATTAATGCCAAGGGACCTATTTTACCTGAAGTGACCAGTAACTCTCCATTTGATAATCGAGAGTTTATTACCGGTACCTTTTTTGAGAAACAACTTGAAAAAATTCGTGATGATGACAATGTGAAAGCGTTGGTCGTTCGAATTTCAAGTCCCGGCGGATCAGGCAGTACCTCGGACGTTATCTGGCGTATGCTCCAAGAAACGAAAAAAGAAATGCCTGTCATTGTTTCAATGGGTAATGTAGCTGCGTCCGGCGGCTATTACATTGGCATGGCCGGCGATACCATCATTGCTGAACCTACCACCATAACCGGTTCTATTGGTGTATTCGGTACCAAGTTTAATGCTAATGAATTATTTTCTGATAAAATTGGCATTACTTTTGACGAGGTGAAATCTCATAAGCATGCCGACTGGCTAAGCCAAACAAGCAGCTTTACATCTGCCGAAAAAAAGGCCTTTCAACAATACATCGACGGTTTCTATCAAACATTTATTGATAAGGTAGCCGCTGCACGCGGTATGGATGTAGAAAAAATTGATGAACTGGCTCAGGGGCGTGTATGGACCGGTTCTGACGCCAAGAAAAACGGACTCATAGATCAGTTAGGGGGATTAGAAAAATCGCTCTCAATTGCAGCCGAAAGAGCTGATCTGGAAAATTACCAAGTTGACAACTATCCCAAGCCTAAAAGCATTTACGAAATGTTTGTAAACTCAGCCGGTGCACAGGCTAAATCTCTGCTGGGCAATCAATGGTTTAACAACGAGACGGCCCAAAATATCAAACGGCAGTTATCTATCTTAAAACGTCGTGATGCCATGTTCCTTATGCCCTATGAGATATCAATCCAATAA
- the pyk gene encoding pyruvate kinase → MSISERRTKIVCTLGPSSNSEQKIDQLVRNGMDIARLNFSHGTYEKHEEVISNLRTVADRYDVSLPILADLQGPKIRVGEIKDGACEISMGDYITLTTKDVVGTAQKVPVDYNGLIDDAVEGNKILIDDGLLELKIVKKNSDSLTAQVMVGGTLKSRKGLNLPKVDLSMASLTDKDIDDLEFAVSKGVDYIGMSFVRSADDIQEVISRVRALDSNAGIIAKIEKPEAVEVIDDIIEESSGIMVARGDLGIEIPSEKVPMVQKNIIDRCRKAGKPVITATQMLDSMIENPRATRAESSDVANAVLDGTDAVMLSGETAAGEYPIESIRTMDKICRSVEGNAPHIYNSLSYRKPEWKEKQVIESLAYSCVALAENVDAKVISTITHSGSTARRIAKFRPGVPLVAFTESEEVRRQLGLIWGVRPVMIDEIFDTDRSVKVMEDYLHKNGLVSSDERVIIATGMPIAKRGRTNMIKVSTI, encoded by the coding sequence ATGAGCATAAGTGAGCGCAGAACAAAGATTGTTTGCACCCTGGGCCCCAGCAGTAATAGTGAACAAAAAATAGACCAGTTGGTGCGAAATGGAATGGATATTGCTCGTCTTAACTTTTCGCATGGTACTTACGAGAAGCACGAAGAAGTTATTTCTAATCTTCGCACCGTAGCTGATCGGTATGATGTAAGCCTGCCTATTTTGGCGGATTTGCAAGGCCCCAAAATTCGTGTAGGTGAAATAAAAGATGGGGCATGTGAAATTTCAATGGGTGACTATATTACCCTTACCACCAAAGATGTTGTAGGTACCGCGCAAAAAGTACCCGTCGATTATAATGGGTTGATAGATGATGCCGTAGAAGGTAATAAAATTCTTATTGACGACGGATTGCTGGAACTCAAAATTGTGAAAAAAAATAGTGACAGCCTTACTGCACAAGTAATGGTGGGTGGTACGCTTAAATCCCGTAAGGGTTTAAACTTGCCCAAGGTAGATTTATCGATGGCTTCGCTTACGGATAAAGATATTGATGATCTGGAATTTGCCGTCTCAAAAGGGGTTGATTATATCGGCATGTCGTTTGTACGTTCGGCTGATGATATCCAGGAAGTAATATCACGGGTACGAGCCTTAGATTCCAATGCCGGAATTATTGCAAAAATTGAAAAGCCCGAAGCTGTAGAAGTTATAGATGATATCATTGAAGAATCCAGCGGTATTATGGTAGCCCGGGGCGACTTGGGCATAGAAATACCCAGTGAAAAAGTGCCGATGGTGCAAAAAAATATTATTGACCGCTGTCGCAAAGCCGGCAAGCCAGTTATTACGGCTACCCAGATGTTGGATTCTATGATAGAAAACCCGCGTGCTACGCGAGCCGAAAGTTCTGACGTTGCCAATGCAGTGCTTGATGGAACGGATGCAGTGATGTTGTCCGGAGAAACGGCGGCTGGTGAATATCCTATAGAGTCTATTCGAACGATGGATAAAATTTGTCGATCGGTAGAGGGTAACGCTCCTCATATCTATAATAGTTTAAGCTATCGCAAGCCCGAGTGGAAAGAGAAACAGGTTATTGAATCACTGGCATATTCTTGTGTAGCTTTGGCAGAAAATGTTGATGCTAAAGTGATTAGTACTATTACGCATTCGGGAAGCACGGCCCGACGCATAGCGAAGTTTCGTCCGGGAGTACCGCTTGTGGCATTTACAGAAAGCGAGGAGGTACGCCGCCAGCTGGGACTGATCTGGGGTGTTCGTCCTGTAATGATAGATGAAATTTTTGATACGGATCGTAGTGTAAAGGTCATGGAAGATTATTTACATAAGAATGGACTGGTTAGTAGTGATGAACGGGTTATCATTGCCACCGGAATGCCCATCGCAAAACGGGGGCGTACCAATATGATTAAAGTAAGTACTATTTAA
- a CDS encoding tetratricopeptide repeat protein has product MRSAVEIDIRINILLGIFLCSLLTAGCGQPIKNSWGNFRAYYNTYYNAEKNYQAGLEKVRDQPVTLDPAKPIRIHPSPIQAGKADFEQAIEKAAKIIRKFPDSKWTDDALFLIGKSYYYQQEFFAALQKFEELRNASESAEMERQAIIWKGRTLLELENYSEGISFLENELVQYPNDWPDGKKAEIRIIFAQHQVMLEHWQEAESAFLTALPDIENNKLLGRTYFLYGQVLERLGRYGEAYIAFSRVSKNFVDFEFGYWGEMKRADVARKNDKLDLALSIYKKLRADDKNVDRISTINYEIARTLEMKGNVTEAERRYKDLLYKSSTRNIGSISGKIYFRLGIINSEYHHNFRRAAAYFDTSSSVSNKPNINSNTPDAQTMADAFGQYVGLKNRIARADSLLHLGSLTALQLDSAIADIRRKKRQALLEQQESKSNRKLANRELANDNNQQLASGEYGFLNYRSAQFVQRGISEFRVRWGNRPLVDNWRRIEVVRQSASGEEEIVAKKTRKNITADSLAVDFSLDDIPRNEQAKTALHKEKANARYELGNLFFFTLNMPDSARSYFRKVTNSSPSKSLRARAMYSLYESYNTQENTESLNYWKDRILKQYPNSEYAHAIRNKGSEINEAFAEDSNSVLRKKYQHIVSSEHYSTPTALRKLALANRSSALAPHIYYEAIERYIHRAKNEEALADSTGIFTAVIANSDNSAKKSFESSAWDSVRFALGQFDTTFTNASQQKKVAAMRSFLEEQRKAGDITTCKEQGISLTILPDKETFLSTVDYPQKLERKSISGEVVYRFTLSSDGSIESYTLESTRTSLGIEEAFEDAFDESLRFGSLPDTVTADRIRCTIRFPIRQ; this is encoded by the coding sequence ATGAGGTCAGCTGTAGAAATTGATATAAGAATAAACATCCTTTTGGGAATATTCCTGTGTTCTTTGTTGACAGCAGGCTGTGGACAACCGATCAAAAATTCTTGGGGCAACTTTCGGGCTTATTATAATACGTACTATAATGCGGAAAAAAATTATCAGGCAGGGTTAGAAAAGGTTCGTGATCAACCTGTTACATTAGATCCCGCTAAACCGATTCGAATACATCCATCGCCCATACAGGCGGGCAAAGCAGATTTTGAGCAGGCCATTGAAAAGGCTGCTAAAATTATTCGTAAATTTCCCGACTCTAAATGGACGGATGATGCCTTGTTCTTGATTGGTAAATCCTATTACTATCAGCAAGAGTTTTTTGCGGCATTACAAAAATTCGAAGAGCTCCGTAATGCCAGTGAGTCAGCTGAGATGGAACGCCAGGCCATTATCTGGAAGGGGCGAACACTGCTTGAACTGGAAAATTACAGTGAGGGCATAAGTTTTTTAGAAAATGAACTGGTACAGTATCCCAACGACTGGCCAGATGGTAAAAAAGCAGAAATCCGTATCATATTTGCCCAGCATCAGGTAATGCTTGAACACTGGCAAGAGGCTGAATCAGCTTTTTTAACCGCACTACCTGATATCGAAAATAACAAACTATTGGGACGCACCTATTTCTTATATGGTCAGGTATTAGAACGTCTAGGCAGATATGGAGAGGCTTATATCGCTTTTTCCAGAGTCAGTAAAAACTTTGTTGATTTTGAGTTTGGATACTGGGGAGAGATGAAACGGGCCGATGTCGCTCGTAAAAATGATAAGTTGGATTTGGCTCTTTCGATTTATAAAAAATTACGGGCTGATGATAAGAATGTGGATAGAATTTCTACTATTAATTATGAGATTGCCCGTACGTTAGAAATGAAAGGGAATGTTACGGAAGCTGAACGTCGATATAAAGACTTACTGTACAAGTCATCAACAAGGAATATTGGTAGTATCAGTGGAAAAATTTATTTCCGATTGGGTATAATTAACAGTGAATATCACCATAATTTTCGTCGGGCAGCTGCCTATTTTGATACTTCTTCGTCAGTAAGTAATAAGCCCAATATAAATAGTAATACACCAGATGCCCAGACGATGGCAGATGCTTTTGGACAATATGTGGGGCTAAAAAATAGAATTGCACGAGCTGATAGTCTGCTGCATTTGGGATCCCTTACCGCCTTACAACTGGATTCCGCTATTGCAGATATAAGGAGAAAAAAACGACAAGCGCTTTTGGAGCAGCAAGAATCAAAATCAAATAGAAAGTTAGCCAACCGGGAATTGGCGAATGATAATAACCAGCAGCTTGCATCCGGCGAATATGGGTTTCTAAACTATCGCAGTGCTCAGTTTGTACAACGCGGAATATCAGAATTTAGAGTTCGGTGGGGTAACCGTCCATTGGTTGATAATTGGCGCCGCATTGAGGTTGTCCGGCAATCTGCCTCCGGTGAAGAAGAAATAGTAGCAAAGAAAACACGCAAAAATATTACTGCCGACTCTTTAGCTGTTGACTTTTCACTTGATGACATTCCTCGTAACGAGCAGGCTAAAACCGCTCTTCACAAAGAAAAGGCAAATGCCCGGTACGAGTTGGGTAATTTATTCTTTTTTACCTTAAATATGCCGGATAGTGCTCGTTCATATTTCCGAAAGGTGACTAACAGTTCGCCATCTAAATCACTCCGGGCACGAGCCATGTATTCATTATATGAGAGCTACAATACACAAGAAAATACGGAGAGCCTGAACTATTGGAAAGATCGTATTTTAAAGCAGTATCCCAACTCGGAATATGCACATGCGATACGCAACAAAGGTTCAGAGATTAATGAAGCTTTTGCAGAGGACAGTAATTCTGTTCTGAGAAAAAAATATCAGCATATTGTATCTTCTGAGCATTACAGTACTCCAACAGCATTGCGTAAGCTGGCCCTTGCTAATCGATCGTCTGCGCTGGCTCCACATATTTATTATGAGGCTATTGAGCGATATATCCATCGCGCCAAGAATGAAGAGGCTTTGGCTGATTCTACCGGAATATTTACGGCTGTTATTGCCAATAGTGATAACAGTGCAAAAAAATCATTTGAAAGCTCTGCCTGGGATAGCGTACGTTTTGCACTCGGCCAATTTGATACCACCTTTACCAATGCCAGTCAACAAAAGAAAGTAGCGGCAATGCGTTCATTCCTGGAAGAGCAAAGAAAAGCAGGTGATATTACTACGTGTAAAGAGCAAGGTATCTCCCTTACCATTTTACCCGATAAAGAAACGTTTTTATCGACTGTTGATTATCCTCAAAAATTAGAGAGGAAATCTATTTCTGGAGAAGTGGTTTATCGTTTTACCCTTTCTTCCGATGGCAGTATTGAATCATATACGCTAGAATCTACCCGAACCTCTCTGGGAATTGAAGAAGCATTCGAAGATGCTTTTGATGAGTCTTTGCGTTTTGGTTCGTTGCCGGATACTGTGACAGCAGATCGTATTCGCTGCACTATTCGTTTTCCCATTCGGCAATAG
- the rho gene encoding transcription termination factor Rho, with protein sequence MSDYKTDGVSLEEIDTLDQKTVTELRNLAQEQGLSSVSNLQKKELIDRITQSVRDKARARGELDDNGGGKKNRNGQKNRRSDNKSNNSRSQKKKNVHEILPESDAPTLEERIEEIRPELGPYLVQEGTLEILPDGYGFLRSVNYNYKASPDDIYVSPSQIKRFRLKQGDCVIGIIRPPKVGERYFALLRVDGVNGKIPRDMDNREDFDDLLPIYPEDRLQLEHDPTEYTTRTLDLFSPLGKGQRGLIVAQPKTGKTTILRNIANAVNENNPETKVIILLIDERPEEVTEMERTVDDAEVVASTFDEKPENHIGLSEIVFEKAKRMVESEHDVLILMDSITRLARAYNVCQPSSGRTMSGGVDSEALKAPRQLFSSARNIEDGGSLTILATALVQTGSRMDDLIFEEFKGTGNMEIVLDRNLSERRIYPALNIFKSGTRREELIVPEEEHEKVVLLRRYLNRMNSFEAMEFVLDKMKGTEDNEEFLLSMNK encoded by the coding sequence ATGTCGGATTATAAAACCGATGGAGTTTCTCTTGAGGAAATTGATACCCTTGACCAAAAAACGGTTACAGAACTTCGGAATTTAGCACAGGAACAAGGGCTTTCTTCTGTTTCAAATCTGCAAAAGAAGGAGCTTATAGATCGCATTACCCAATCAGTAAGAGACAAGGCCAGAGCTCGTGGGGAGCTTGATGATAATGGTGGGGGAAAGAAGAACAGAAATGGACAAAAAAACCGACGATCGGATAATAAGTCTAACAATAGCCGGTCACAGAAGAAAAAAAATGTACATGAGATCCTTCCGGAATCTGATGCTCCAACTTTAGAAGAACGAATTGAGGAAATACGTCCTGAATTGGGACCTTATCTGGTGCAGGAGGGGACGCTCGAAATTCTCCCTGATGGTTATGGTTTTCTTCGATCAGTTAACTATAATTACAAGGCCAGTCCGGATGATATTTATGTTTCTCCTTCGCAAATTAAACGGTTCCGACTAAAACAGGGTGATTGTGTGATCGGCATCATTCGTCCCCCCAAGGTAGGGGAGCGTTATTTTGCCTTACTCCGTGTTGACGGTGTGAATGGCAAAATTCCCCGCGATATGGATAACCGTGAAGATTTTGATGATCTACTGCCCATTTATCCCGAGGATCGACTGCAATTAGAGCATGATCCCACTGAATATACCACCCGGACACTTGATCTTTTCTCCCCACTTGGCAAAGGCCAGCGTGGACTTATTGTAGCTCAGCCCAAAACCGGTAAAACAACGATATTACGCAATATTGCAAATGCCGTAAATGAAAATAATCCTGAGACAAAAGTCATTATTCTACTTATTGATGAGCGTCCGGAAGAAGTGACGGAAATGGAGCGAACGGTTGATGATGCCGAAGTGGTCGCTTCTACCTTTGACGAAAAACCTGAAAATCATATTGGCCTTTCAGAAATTGTTTTTGAGAAGGCAAAACGTATGGTCGAAAGCGAACACGATGTGCTTATCCTTATGGATTCAATCACGCGCTTAGCCCGTGCTTACAATGTATGCCAACCATCATCAGGACGTACAATGTCTGGCGGTGTAGATTCAGAAGCACTTAAAGCCCCAAGACAATTGTTCAGTTCTGCCCGGAATATTGAAGACGGGGGGAGTCTTACCATTTTAGCAACAGCTCTTGTGCAGACCGGTTCGCGTATGGATGATCTTATCTTTGAGGAATTTAAAGGCACCGGTAACATGGAGATAGTGCTTGACCGCAACCTCTCTGAGCGTCGCATCTATCCAGCGTTGAACATTTTTAAAAGTGGTACACGTCGAGAGGAACTCATTGTGCCGGAAGAAGAACACGAAAAGGTGGTCTTGCTTCGACGCTACTTAAATCGGATGAATAGTTTTGAAGCGATGGAGTTTGTGTTGGATAAGATGAAAGGTACTGAAGACAACGAAGAGTTCTTGCTCTCAATGAACAAATAG